The following proteins come from a genomic window of Nocardioides albertanoniae:
- a CDS encoding FAD-binding and (Fe-S)-binding domain-containing protein — MNATASDLVNELRNHGISRVDDSPLAKALYSSDASLYRVVPSVVVRPQSRDELLGVHAVARSVGAPVTMRGAGTSIAGNAVGPGIVVDTRDLRTIYEIDPEARTARIDPGVIHADLQRAAAPHGLRFGPDPSTHTRCTIGGMIGNNACGNRALGYGRTVDNIEASTVLFGNGEQATYADGTSAGATAERLQALVGANLGHVRTEFGRFGRQVSGYSLEHLLPEKGGRVDRFLAGSEGTLATVLEATVRLVEDSPGRLLLVLGYPTMPEAADAVPALLAVAPGRLIACEGMDARIADLVRAKGRGVPDLPRGAGWLMVEVAGQDAPDLVRQLAAASNALDSRVVTDPAEAAALWRIREDGAGLAGVSLPTPAHSGWEDAAVPPEHLGAWLRDFEQILADFGLHGYPYGHFGDGCLHCRIDFPFAPDAPESAQVFREFMTACATRLVTYGGSLSGEHGDGRVRSELLPLMYDQTSIDLFEQVKAICDPDDLLNPGNIVRPASITDDLRPTRPRSSPRTSLRLIHDSGDLGAAVHRCTGVGKCVAPKPAGVMCPSYLATREEKDSTRGRARVLQEALDGSLVGGLGTPEVSEALDLCLACKGCASDCPTGIDMATYKSEALHQKHDVLGERRPRSHAMLGQLPKWARLAAPFTGLANASLKVSPLAKIAKKTAGIDQRRSIPTFAPKTLKRSAATARLPETPDVWIWADSFTDHFFAQSGHGAIAWLESQGLTVRVIGEKACCGLTWITTGQLDDARTIMEKTVRTLAPYVSSGVPVVGLEPSCTATLRSDSVELSALPEAEVVRDGMLTFAELVTRLVDEGRVTLPDLTSVEVVAQPHCHQHAVLGWAADEALLTRAGAKVNRVSGCCGLAGNFGVEEGHYEVSVAVAETNLLPAVRSRPDAVVLADGMSCRVQLDDLASVPSMHLAELFASRV; from the coding sequence GTGAACGCGACTGCCTCGGATCTGGTCAATGAGCTGCGCAACCACGGGATCAGCCGGGTCGACGACTCGCCCCTGGCGAAAGCGCTCTACTCCAGTGACGCGAGCCTCTACCGGGTGGTGCCCTCGGTGGTCGTGCGACCCCAGTCTCGTGACGAGCTGCTCGGGGTGCACGCTGTGGCCAGGTCGGTCGGCGCGCCGGTGACCATGCGCGGTGCCGGCACCTCGATCGCGGGCAACGCGGTCGGGCCGGGCATCGTCGTCGACACCCGCGACCTGCGTACGATCTACGAGATCGACCCGGAAGCGCGGACGGCACGGATCGACCCGGGCGTCATCCACGCCGACCTGCAGCGGGCGGCGGCGCCGCACGGGCTGCGGTTCGGCCCCGACCCGTCGACGCACACCCGCTGCACCATCGGCGGGATGATCGGCAACAACGCCTGTGGCAACCGTGCGCTCGGCTATGGGCGCACCGTCGACAACATCGAGGCATCGACTGTGCTCTTCGGCAACGGCGAGCAGGCGACCTACGCCGATGGCACCTCGGCCGGCGCGACGGCGGAGCGGTTGCAGGCGCTCGTGGGTGCCAACCTCGGCCACGTGCGCACGGAGTTCGGGCGCTTCGGGCGGCAGGTCTCGGGCTACTCGCTGGAGCATCTGCTGCCGGAGAAGGGTGGCCGGGTCGACAGGTTCCTGGCCGGCTCCGAGGGCACCCTGGCCACGGTGCTGGAGGCGACGGTGCGGCTCGTCGAAGACTCGCCTGGGCGGCTGCTGCTGGTGCTGGGCTACCCGACGATGCCGGAAGCGGCCGATGCTGTGCCCGCCCTCCTCGCGGTGGCGCCGGGGCGGCTGATCGCGTGCGAGGGGATGGACGCCCGCATCGCAGACCTGGTGCGTGCCAAGGGTCGCGGAGTGCCCGATCTTCCGCGAGGCGCCGGCTGGCTGATGGTCGAGGTGGCCGGTCAGGACGCTCCTGACCTGGTGAGACAGCTCGCCGCTGCGTCGAACGCGCTCGACTCCCGGGTGGTGACCGACCCGGCCGAGGCGGCCGCGCTGTGGCGCATCCGCGAGGACGGTGCCGGGCTGGCGGGAGTCTCGCTGCCGACGCCTGCCCACTCCGGCTGGGAGGACGCCGCCGTGCCGCCGGAGCACCTCGGCGCCTGGCTGCGCGACTTCGAGCAGATCCTCGCCGACTTCGGCCTGCACGGTTATCCCTACGGCCACTTCGGCGACGGCTGCCTGCACTGCCGCATCGACTTCCCCTTCGCGCCGGACGCGCCCGAGTCGGCGCAGGTGTTCCGCGAGTTCATGACCGCGTGCGCGACCCGGCTCGTCACCTACGGCGGCTCGCTCTCGGGTGAGCACGGTGACGGGCGGGTGCGTTCCGAGCTGCTCCCGCTGATGTACGACCAGACCTCGATCGACCTCTTCGAGCAGGTCAAGGCCATCTGTGACCCCGACGACCTGCTCAACCCCGGCAACATCGTGCGGCCGGCGTCGATCACCGACGACCTGCGTCCGACCCGGCCGCGCTCGTCGCCACGCACCAGCCTGCGGCTGATCCACGACTCCGGCGACCTGGGTGCGGCCGTGCACCGGTGCACCGGTGTCGGCAAGTGTGTCGCGCCCAAGCCCGCCGGGGTCATGTGCCCCTCCTACCTCGCCACGCGTGAGGAGAAGGACTCGACCCGCGGTCGCGCCCGGGTGCTGCAGGAAGCGCTCGACGGGTCGCTCGTCGGCGGGCTCGGCACGCCCGAGGTCAGCGAGGCGCTCGACCTGTGCCTGGCGTGCAAGGGGTGTGCGTCCGACTGCCCCACGGGCATCGACATGGCGACGTACAAGTCGGAGGCGCTGCACCAGAAGCACGACGTGCTCGGTGAGCGGCGGCCCCGGTCGCACGCGATGCTCGGTCAGCTGCCGAAGTGGGCGCGGCTGGCGGCGCCGTTCACGGGTCTCGCCAACGCGTCGCTGAAGGTCTCGCCGCTGGCGAAGATCGCCAAGAAGACCGCCGGGATCGACCAGCGGCGCTCCATCCCCACCTTCGCACCCAAGACGCTGAAGCGGTCGGCGGCGACCGCAAGGCTTCCGGAGACGCCCGACGTGTGGATCTGGGCCGACTCGTTCACCGACCACTTCTTCGCCCAGTCGGGTCACGGCGCGATCGCGTGGCTCGAGTCGCAGGGCCTGACCGTGCGCGTGATCGGCGAGAAGGCCTGCTGCGGACTCACCTGGATCACGACCGGCCAGCTCGACGACGCCCGCACGATCATGGAGAAGACCGTCCGTACGCTGGCGCCCTATGTCTCCTCCGGTGTGCCGGTCGTGGGCCTGGAGCCCTCGTGCACCGCGACGCTGCGGTCCGACTCGGTCGAGCTCTCGGCGCTGCCGGAGGCAGAGGTCGTACGCGACGGGATGCTCACCTTCGCCGAGCTGGTCACCCGGCTCGTCGACGAGGGGCGCGTGACGCTGCCCGACCTGACCAGCGTCGAGGTCGTCGCGCAGCCCCACTGCCACCAGCACGCGGTGCTCGGTTGGGCCGCCGACGAGGCGCTGCTGACCCGGGCGGGGGCGAAGGTCAACCGGGTCTCCGGGTGCTGTGGCCTGGCCGGCAACTTCGGGGTCGAGGAGGGGCACTACGAGGTGTCGGTGGCGGTCGCGGAGACCAATCTGCTGCCGGCGGTCCGGTCTCGTCCCGATGCGGTCGTGCTCGCCGACGGGATGTCGTGTCGGGTGCAGCTCGACGATCTCGCCTCCGTGCCGTCCATGCACCTCGCCGAGCTCTTCGCCTCGCGGGTCTGA
- a CDS encoding MFS transporter → MSATATPANPRSRVLVASLIGTTIEFYDFYAYATAAVLVFPALFFPAGDPTTALLASFAVFGAAMVARPIGAIFFGHLGDRLGRKTTLVISLLTMGIATFLIGALPTYQSVGWVATALLVLMRLAQGFALGGEWSGAALVATENAPAGKRAIFGTFPQLGAPLGFIISNGLFLTIAALLSAEGADPTKPSQAFLDWGWRVPFLFSAVMVAVGLWVRLRLVESDVFTKSQDAGLVRKVPLASVVRNQGKQLVLGTFFMLATYVLFYLMTAFSLSFGTAAKDIAVPGLGYGYTTFVLMLIFGVIFFGIFTMVSGPLAERFGRRRLLIVVTLAIIVFGLLWVPLVDAGTPGVLLWLVLGFSLMGLTFGPMGALLPELFPTSVRYTGSGVSYNVASILGAAVAPFIAVALWKQADGSPLLVGVYLSVMAVITLVSLLIGKETRDVVLEEASEKTAVGG, encoded by the coding sequence ATGTCCGCCACCGCCACACCGGCCAACCCACGCTCACGCGTGCTCGTCGCCAGCCTCATCGGCACGACGATCGAGTTCTACGACTTCTACGCCTACGCCACTGCCGCCGTCCTCGTCTTCCCGGCGCTCTTCTTCCCCGCCGGCGACCCGACCACGGCCCTGCTGGCGAGCTTCGCCGTCTTCGGTGCCGCGATGGTGGCCCGCCCGATCGGCGCGATCTTCTTCGGGCACCTCGGCGACCGCCTCGGCCGCAAGACGACCCTGGTGATCTCGCTGCTCACGATGGGCATCGCGACCTTCCTGATCGGCGCTCTCCCGACGTACCAGTCGGTCGGCTGGGTCGCCACCGCGCTGCTGGTGCTGATGCGGCTGGCCCAGGGCTTCGCGCTCGGCGGGGAGTGGAGCGGGGCCGCGCTGGTCGCGACCGAGAACGCGCCTGCGGGCAAGCGCGCCATCTTCGGCACCTTCCCGCAGCTCGGCGCACCGCTGGGCTTCATCATCTCCAACGGCCTGTTCCTCACCATCGCCGCGCTGCTCTCGGCCGAGGGTGCCGACCCGACGAAGCCGTCGCAGGCCTTCCTCGACTGGGGCTGGCGCGTGCCGTTCCTCTTCTCCGCGGTCATGGTCGCCGTCGGCCTGTGGGTGCGGCTGCGCCTGGTCGAGAGCGACGTGTTCACCAAGAGCCAGGACGCCGGCCTGGTGCGCAAGGTGCCGCTCGCCTCGGTCGTGCGCAACCAGGGCAAGCAGCTCGTGCTCGGCACGTTCTTCATGCTGGCGACCTACGTGCTCTTCTACCTGATGACCGCCTTCTCGCTCTCGTTCGGCACCGCCGCCAAGGACATCGCCGTGCCCGGCCTGGGCTACGGCTACACGACGTTCGTGCTGATGCTGATCTTCGGCGTGATCTTCTTCGGCATCTTCACCATGGTCTCCGGCCCGCTCGCCGAACGGTTCGGTCGACGCCGGCTGCTGATCGTCGTCACCCTCGCGATCATCGTCTTCGGTCTGCTCTGGGTGCCGCTGGTCGACGCCGGCACCCCTGGCGTGCTCCTCTGGCTGGTGCTCGGCTTCTCCCTGATGGGTCTCACCTTCGGTCCGATGGGTGCGCTGCTGCCCGAGCTGTTCCCGACCAGCGTGCGCTACACCGGCTCCGGCGTCTCCTACAACGTCGCCTCGATCCTCGGCGCCGCGGTCGCCCCGTTCATCGCGGTCGCGCTGTGGAAGCAGGCCGACGGGTCGCCGCTCCTGGTCGGTGTCTACCTCTCCGTGATGGCCGTGATCACCCTGGTCTCGCTGCTGATCGGCAAGGAGACCAGGGACGTCGTGCTCGAGGAGGCCTCGGAGAAGACGGCGGTCGGCGGCTGA
- a CDS encoding ornithine cyclodeaminase family protein has protein sequence MRILSAADVRSLFTPRLALEAQREAFTRLGAGEASQPPRLLVPGPDSSVSFCYSSRLAPDAPAVSKFGSVNPANAARGLGAVHSVITVLDPETGAPRAIINGDSVTALRTSAATTLAMQQLAPDAARILVVGTGAQARAHLDAFAVSHPGAARTVWGRRTSVATEVADDHGAAVAGELEAAVGAADVVVLCTSSLTPVIEDAWVTDGTVVASVGSFAPDRVELPPSLLARSTVVVDYRASALTDSGPVVEALASGSVDPDRITDLGALLTGTATLDRGTADPVTYFSVGVGVQDAAAAAVILAAAEQHGVGTHADLG, from the coding sequence GTGAGGATCCTCTCCGCAGCAGACGTACGCAGCCTGTTCACGCCCCGCCTCGCGCTGGAGGCCCAGCGCGAGGCGTTCACCCGACTGGGCGCCGGCGAGGCGAGCCAGCCTCCCCGGCTGCTCGTGCCGGGGCCGGACTCGTCGGTCTCGTTCTGCTACTCCTCCCGGCTCGCTCCCGACGCACCGGCGGTCAGCAAGTTCGGCAGCGTCAACCCGGCCAACGCCGCCCGCGGCCTCGGCGCGGTGCACTCGGTCATCACGGTGCTCGATCCCGAGACCGGTGCACCGCGGGCGATCATCAACGGCGACAGCGTCACCGCACTGCGTACGTCGGCGGCGACCACCCTCGCGATGCAGCAGCTGGCGCCGGATGCTGCCCGGATCCTCGTCGTCGGCACCGGCGCCCAGGCACGGGCCCATCTGGACGCCTTCGCGGTCTCCCACCCTGGCGCTGCACGCACGGTCTGGGGGCGGCGTACGTCTGTGGCGACCGAGGTCGCCGACGACCACGGCGCCGCCGTGGCCGGCGAGCTCGAGGCGGCCGTCGGCGCTGCCGACGTCGTGGTGCTCTGCACGTCGTCGTTGACGCCGGTGATCGAGGACGCCTGGGTCACCGACGGCACGGTCGTCGCCAGCGTCGGCTCCTTCGCGCCCGACCGCGTCGAGCTGCCGCCGTCGCTGCTGGCGCGCTCCACAGTGGTGGTCGACTATCGCGCGTCCGCGCTCACCGACTCCGGCCCCGTGGTCGAGGCCCTGGCCTCAGGGTCGGTCGACCCGGACCGGATCACCGACCTCGGTGCGCTCCTGACCGGCACCGCCACCCTCGACCGCGGCACCGCTGACCCGGTCACCTACTTCTCCGTAGGCGTCGGCGTCCAGGACGCCGCCGCGGCAGCAGTGATCCTGGCCGCGGCCGAGCAGCACGGCGTCGGCACCCACGCCGACCTGGGCTAG
- a CDS encoding NUDIX domain-containing protein, whose amino-acid sequence MAGRNRGRGGRRRKLPQVQRVGAYAVIIRAGAGEEPEILLSRLSEKVTPEERWTLPGGGIDHGEDPRDAVVREVYEEAGVPVEVGTEARVQSVHQAKAWRLGRRVNSHAIRIVYDGWVPHDAPEPQTMEVDGSTAEAAWLPLAAVTSGEIPTSPLVTDALDMHRPARMQRLAAYAFITRASDDAILLTRISPRGYHAGSWTLPGGGLDFGEHPREALVREVAEECGLTCATGKLLDVHDVNVVGTAPSGRHEEFHGVHLIFAATVPEDAEPRVVEQDGTTDAVRWVSRDELASLPLLDVVTAALDAEKKAAS is encoded by the coding sequence ATGGCCGGGCGCAATCGGGGCCGCGGCGGGCGGCGACGCAAGCTTCCGCAGGTGCAGCGGGTGGGGGCCTATGCCGTCATCATCCGCGCCGGCGCGGGCGAGGAGCCCGAGATCCTGCTCAGCCGGCTCTCGGAGAAGGTGACGCCCGAGGAGCGCTGGACGCTGCCCGGCGGCGGGATCGACCACGGCGAGGACCCGCGTGACGCGGTGGTGCGCGAGGTCTACGAAGAGGCCGGAGTGCCGGTCGAGGTCGGCACCGAGGCGCGGGTGCAGTCGGTGCACCAGGCCAAGGCCTGGCGGCTGGGCCGGCGGGTCAACTCCCATGCCATCCGCATCGTCTACGACGGCTGGGTGCCTCACGACGCCCCGGAGCCGCAGACGATGGAGGTCGACGGCTCGACCGCGGAGGCGGCCTGGCTCCCGCTCGCAGCCGTGACGAGCGGTGAGATCCCGACGTCTCCGCTGGTCACCGATGCCCTCGACATGCACCGGCCGGCGCGGATGCAGCGGCTGGCGGCGTACGCGTTCATCACGCGGGCGTCCGACGACGCGATCCTGCTGACCCGCATCTCGCCGCGCGGCTATCACGCGGGCTCGTGGACCCTCCCGGGCGGCGGGCTCGACTTCGGTGAGCACCCGCGGGAGGCGCTGGTGCGCGAGGTCGCCGAGGAGTGTGGCCTCACCTGCGCGACCGGCAAGCTGCTCGACGTGCACGACGTCAACGTCGTCGGCACCGCGCCCAGCGGTCGCCACGAGGAGTTCCACGGCGTGCACCTCATCTTCGCGGCGACGGTTCCCGAGGATGCCGAGCCGCGGGTGGTCGAGCAGGACGGCACCACCGACGCCGTACGTTGGGTGAGCCGCGACGAGCTGGCGAGCCTGCCGCTCCTCGACGTGGTCACCGCCGCCCTCGACGCCGAGAAGAAGGCCGCAAGCTAG